One window of the Candidatus Delongbacteria bacterium genome contains the following:
- a CDS encoding T9SS type A sorting domain-containing protein: MMKRLVALLLTLMSLYLCAEEIIVTGSTNGTGNVTWTSDNTYVLNGFVFVNDGQTLNIEAGTVVKAMTGEGAEASALIVARGGKIYAEGTKDEPIIFTSIVDDLTTPLDLRGLWGGLLILGNGVINNSSGEEQIEGIPETEPRGKFGGSDDNDNSGVIKYVSIRYGGTEIGSGNEINGLSLGAVGSETVLEHIEIVWNKDDGIEFFGGKPNVKYLACAFCGDDAIDYDLSFRGNGQFWFALQGEGLGEGERAGEHDGGTDPEDGTPYAIPNISNVTYIGSGFGGVNEDNQTFIFRDNAGGHYMNSIFYDFVKRAIEIEDLASGHDSRERLETGDLTLVNNLWFNCGSNDVSEMCKNEYEQVLFTEAERHNSIVDPNFVSISRTSNQMLNPRPMNNRVYENVNIPTDSWFDQVDYCGAFNPSDEAELWLAGWSFLSQFGYLDETVGIDENLSPVSVDLLNCYPNPFNPETNITFTLSKNEQIKLAIFNERGELVTNLYSGNLNSGNHSFKFDATGLTSGTYFYQLKTANSTYNKKMVLIK, encoded by the coding sequence ATGATGAAAAGGTTGGTTGCTCTACTACTTACACTAATGTCTCTCTACCTTTGTGCAGAGGAGATTATTGTTACTGGAAGTACAAACGGTACTGGTAATGTAACTTGGACAAGTGATAACACTTATGTTCTTAATGGTTTTGTTTTCGTTAACGATGGACAAACTCTAAACATTGAGGCTGGAACAGTAGTTAAGGCTATGACTGGTGAAGGAGCTGAAGCTAGTGCTCTAATAGTTGCGAGAGGTGGTAAAATTTATGCTGAAGGAACAAAAGATGAACCTATCATCTTTACTTCGATTGTTGATGATTTAACAACACCTTTGGATCTAAGAGGACTTTGGGGAGGACTATTAATTTTAGGTAATGGAGTTATCAATAACTCTTCTGGTGAAGAACAAATTGAAGGTATACCTGAAACTGAGCCTAGAGGAAAATTTGGTGGTTCTGATGATAACGACAACTCAGGTGTCATAAAATATGTTTCTATTAGATATGGTGGAACTGAAATTGGATCAGGAAATGAGATAAATGGTCTTTCACTTGGTGCAGTTGGAAGTGAAACTGTACTAGAACACATTGAAATCGTATGGAACAAAGATGACGGTATAGAATTTTTTGGTGGAAAACCTAACGTAAAATACTTAGCGTGTGCCTTCTGTGGTGATGATGCAATCGATTATGATTTAAGTTTTAGAGGAAATGGTCAATTTTGGTTTGCTCTTCAGGGTGAAGGTCTTGGAGAAGGTGAAAGAGCTGGAGAACATGATGGTGGAACTGATCCTGAAGATGGAACTCCGTATGCAATTCCAAACATTTCCAATGTTACATATATAGGTTCTGGTTTTGGTGGTGTTAATGAGGATAATCAAACTTTTATCTTTAGAGATAACGCTGGTGGTCATTACATGAACTCTATTTTTTATGATTTTGTTAAAAGAGCAATTGAAATTGAAGATCTTGCATCTGGTCATGATAGTAGAGAAAGACTTGAAACAGGTGACCTTACTTTAGTTAATAATCTATGGTTTAACTGTGGTAGCAATGATGTATCTGAAATGTGTAAAAATGAGTACGAACAAGTACTTTTTACTGAAGCAGAAAGACATAATAGCATTGTTGATCCTAATTTTGTATCTATCAGCAGAACCAGCAATCAAATGTTAAATCCTAGACCAATGAATAATAGAGTTTACGAAAATGTAAATATCCCTACTGACTCATGGTTTGATCAAGTTGATTATTGTGGAGCATTTAATCCTTCTGATGAAGCTGAACTTTGGCTTGCAGGTTGGTCTTTCCTATCACAATTTGGATACCTTGACGAAACTGTAGGAATCGACGAGAATTTAAGTCCTGTAAGTGTTGATCTTTTAAATTGTTATCCTAATCCTTTCAATCCAGAAACAAACATAACTTTTACTCTTAGCAAGAATGAGCAGATTAAACTAGCGATTTTCAATGAAAGAGGAGAATTGGTAACTAACTTGTACAGCGGAAATTTAAATAGCGGAAATCATAGTTTCAAATTCGATGCGACCGGATTAACTTCAGGAACTTATTTCTACCAATTAAAAACTGCAAACAGCACATACAATAAAAAAATGGTATTGATAAAATAG
- a CDS encoding TonB-dependent receptor — protein sequence MLRFLIMILMSTITLFSAEKAILKGLVVDAETGEAMPGVNITIENSKFGAETDLDGFYYITGMGYGLHNVKAQMIGYGDKIYTGVNLTDKVTTLNIKMNQKTLELEEVVLIARAENNNETALLSKRQRAIQISDAISTDAISNLGINNAAGAMSKVTGVTVENGKYIYVRGLGERYTQTHLNGVELPKSDPDRNAFQMDLFSSNILDNITTLKTFTPDKPGNFSGGIVDINTKSYPDQTVFKFSAGSSYNSNLKDKIIGYKGSDTDWLGFDDGKRDIPSSLKNGEIPSKAEAPFDYQKATTLSKLSKDFNNQMSTENISTPMNQSYSLTYGDSWKKDDVTIGFVGGLNYSRNAKYYDNGELKNWQLTGGTSSELVNNYSFNENYGSDAVQLGAIMQFSAKVDKNNEFGTNVIFSKIGESSARFIDGHYYDGNMDDTDIYETRVLKYSDRQLISSQVTGEHFFPGFGETRLSWNGSYAISTNDEPDMRTFSDHYSLNDDGEKVYRVSPSLYTEPSRYYRNMEEGSYNFDLKYVIPFNQWYGMRSVLKIGAGTNVKDRNFDERIFRYTNLNYSSYSYNGDPEEYFSQNVGIMDSLVIGNFKKYIMSNVIIDASEDRANYEGYNNNYSGFIMADLPIFTNLRFVGGARYETTEMEVETDDERPEYKGGKITKQDILPSANLIYSLQENMNLRTSYGRTLARPTLREMAPFSSFDYVGGYFFTGNQDLKRTTIDNYDLRFEWFTNPGEIVAISGFYKNFKNPIERVILNNNGEIQPQNVDEAITYGFEIELRKKLDFISEAISDFSITSNYTYIQSRVDIPEEELLAIRAYNPDAKDYRELQGQSPYIVNVGLSYDNLYLGTSSTLSFNIFGERLSEVSEGATPNIYEQPRPELNFSISQRLFDNYQLKFSARNITDEAIEKVQHFKGKDYIQSSHKDGRSFSLSFGYNLQ from the coding sequence ATGTTAAGGTTCTTGATTATGATTCTAATGAGTACGATAACTCTATTTTCTGCTGAGAAAGCAATTTTAAAAGGTCTTGTAGTAGATGCTGAAACTGGAGAAGCTATGCCCGGTGTAAACATTACTATAGAAAATTCAAAGTTTGGTGCTGAGACAGACTTAGATGGATTTTATTACATAACAGGAATGGGTTATGGTCTACACAATGTAAAAGCACAAATGATTGGTTATGGAGATAAAATTTATACTGGAGTTAATCTTACAGACAAAGTAACAACGCTCAATATTAAAATGAACCAAAAAACATTAGAACTAGAAGAAGTTGTTCTTATTGCTCGTGCCGAAAACAACAATGAAACAGCACTCTTAAGCAAGAGACAAAGAGCTATTCAAATTTCAGATGCTATAAGCACTGATGCTATATCAAACTTAGGAATTAATAATGCAGCTGGTGCGATGAGCAAAGTCACAGGTGTTACAGTAGAAAATGGTAAATATATTTATGTTAGAGGTTTGGGTGAAAGATATACTCAAACTCATTTAAACGGAGTTGAGTTACCAAAATCAGACCCTGATAGAAATGCTTTCCAGATGGATCTTTTTTCATCTAATATACTCGATAATATCACTACACTTAAGACTTTCACACCTGATAAGCCAGGTAATTTTTCTGGAGGTATTGTTGATATAAACACGAAATCATATCCTGATCAGACAGTCTTTAAGTTTTCAGCAGGATCAAGTTACAACTCCAATCTGAAAGATAAGATAATTGGATACAAAGGATCTGATACAGATTGGCTTGGTTTTGATGATGGTAAAAGAGATATTCCCTCATCATTGAAGAATGGAGAAATTCCTTCTAAAGCTGAAGCTCCTTTCGACTATCAAAAAGCAACAACATTGAGCAAGTTATCAAAGGATTTCAATAATCAAATGTCTACCGAAAATATTTCAACTCCAATGAATCAATCATACTCACTAACTTATGGGGATTCTTGGAAAAAAGATGATGTTACTATTGGTTTTGTTGGTGGATTAAACTATTCCAGAAATGCAAAATACTATGATAATGGTGAACTTAAAAATTGGCAACTAACAGGTGGCACAAGTTCTGAACTTGTCAATAATTACTCGTTCAATGAAAATTATGGAAGCGATGCTGTTCAGCTTGGTGCTATTATGCAGTTTTCAGCTAAAGTTGACAAAAACAATGAGTTTGGTACGAATGTAATCTTTTCTAAAATTGGAGAATCTTCAGCTAGGTTTATTGATGGTCACTATTATGATGGCAATATGGATGATACTGACATTTATGAAACTAGAGTTCTGAAATATAGCGATAGACAGCTTATTTCCAGCCAAGTAACAGGTGAACATTTTTTCCCTGGTTTTGGGGAAACTCGATTATCTTGGAACGGTTCATATGCAATTTCTACTAATGACGAACCGGATATGAGGACATTTTCAGACCATTATAGCTTAAATGATGATGGAGAAAAAGTTTACCGTGTAAGTCCAAGTTTATATACTGAGCCATCGAGATATTACAGAAACATGGAAGAGGGCAGTTACAATTTTGATCTAAAGTATGTAATTCCATTTAATCAATGGTATGGTATGAGATCCGTTTTAAAAATTGGGGCAGGAACTAATGTTAAAGATAGAAATTTTGATGAGAGAATTTTCAGGTATACAAATCTGAATTATTCAAGTTATAGCTACAATGGAGATCCTGAAGAGTATTTCTCGCAAAATGTCGGTATAATGGATAGTCTTGTTATTGGAAATTTTAAAAAATATATCATGTCTAATGTTATAATAGACGCCAGTGAAGATAGAGCAAACTACGAGGGTTATAACAATAACTATAGTGGCTTTATAATGGCTGATCTTCCAATTTTTACTAACTTGAGATTTGTTGGTGGAGCAAGATATGAAACCACAGAAATGGAAGTTGAAACAGACGATGAAAGGCCGGAATATAAAGGCGGTAAAATTACTAAACAAGATATTCTGCCTTCTGCTAATTTGATCTACTCTTTGCAAGAAAATATGAATTTAAGAACTTCATATGGAAGAACTTTAGCAAGACCGACATTAAGAGAAATGGCTCCATTTTCTTCATTTGATTATGTTGGTGGATATTTTTTTACAGGAAATCAAGATCTAAAAAGAACAACTATAGACAATTATGATCTTCGATTCGAATGGTTTACTAATCCAGGAGAAATTGTAGCGATTAGTGGGTTTTACAAAAATTTCAAGAACCCAATTGAGAGAGTAATTCTCAATAACAATGGTGAAATCCAACCTCAAAATGTTGATGAAGCAATAACTTATGGATTTGAGATAGAGTTAAGGAAAAAGTTAGATTTTATTAGTGAAGCTATATCAGACTTTAGTATCACCTCGAACTATACTTACATTCAATCAAGAGTTGATATCCCTGAAGAAGAATTGTTAGCTATCAGAGCATATAATCCAGATGCAAAAGATTATCGAGAGCTTCAAGGACAATCCCCATATATTGTAAATGTTGGATTAAGTTATGATAATTTATACTTAGGAACTTCCTCTACTTTATCATTCAATATTTTTGGAGAGAGATTATCTGAAGTCAGTGAAGGTGCTACACCGAATATTTATGAACAACCTAGACCAGAATTAAATTTTTCAATAAGTCAAAGATTGTTTGATAATTATCAATTAAAATTTTCTGCTAGAAATATTACAGATGAAGCTATAGAAAAGGTTCAACACTTTAAAGGTAAAGATTACATACAATCTAGCCATAAGGATGGAAGATCATTTTCCCTATCATTCGGTTACAATTTACAATAA
- the acpP gene encoding acyl carrier protein — protein MSVEQRIKEIIVDELGVEESSIKRESHFINDLGADSLATVELVMKFEDEFDIKIEEKEAEKITTVGAAIDFVSSKLG, from the coding sequence ATGTCTGTAGAGCAAAGAATAAAAGAGATCATCGTTGACGAACTAGGAGTAGAAGAGTCTAGTATTAAAAGAGAATCTCATTTCATCAATGACTTAGGAGCTGATTCTTTGGCAACTGTTGAGCTTGTAATGAAGTTCGAAGACGAATTTGATATCAAAATCGAAGAAAAAGAAGCTGAAAAAATTACTACTGTTGGTGCAGCAATTGACTTTGTTAGCAGTAAATTAGGCTAA
- the fabF gene encoding beta-ketoacyl-ACP synthase II: MKRRVVVTGLGVVSTLGYDTETFYSNLLAGKNGISLIERFDTTEFSTKIAGEIKDFKAEDYFERNEAKRMDRFCQFAVVAATKAMEDSKIDLDKVDRDRFGVISASGIGGMETFMANQDLLRSKGPRRISPLFIPMMILDIAAGRISIKFDLRGPNYSTVSACASSGHAIGNAFRTIQYGDADYMIAGGSESVITELAIGGFGNMKAISSRNDSPETASRPFDVDRDGFVMGEGSAFLVLEEYEHAVARGAKIYAEIAGIGYSADAKDIVAPDETGNGAMRAMKAALNDAGVSPEQIDHINTHGTSTPLGDIAETKAVKALFGDHAYKIAVNSTKSMIGHLLGAAGAIETLATIKAIETGKVHPTINIFNQDPECDLDYTIGKYREMDVKYAISNVFGFGGHNCSILVKKV, translated from the coding sequence ATGAAAAGAAGAGTTGTAGTGACAGGTCTTGGAGTAGTTTCAACACTTGGTTACGATACTGAAACATTCTATTCCAACCTTCTTGCAGGTAAAAACGGAATAAGTCTTATAGAGAGATTTGATACAACTGAATTTTCAACTAAGATAGCTGGAGAGATTAAAGATTTCAAAGCTGAAGATTATTTTGAAAGAAACGAAGCCAAAAGAATGGATCGTTTTTGTCAGTTTGCTGTAGTAGCAGCTACAAAGGCTATGGAAGATTCAAAAATTGATCTAGATAAAGTTGATAGAGATAGATTTGGTGTGATATCAGCCAGTGGAATCGGAGGAATGGAAACATTTATGGCTAATCAGGATCTGCTAAGAAGTAAGGGTCCGAGACGTATAAGCCCTCTATTTATCCCTATGATGATTTTGGATATTGCTGCAGGAAGAATTTCCATCAAATTTGATTTAAGAGGTCCAAACTACTCTACCGTTTCAGCATGTGCTTCTTCTGGGCATGCAATAGGTAATGCATTCAGAACTATACAATATGGTGATGCTGATTATATGATTGCCGGTGGTTCAGAATCGGTTATTACTGAATTAGCAATTGGTGGGTTTGGCAATATGAAAGCTATATCCAGTAGAAATGATTCGCCTGAAACTGCCAGTCGTCCGTTTGACGTAGATAGAGATGGTTTTGTTATGGGTGAAGGTTCAGCTTTCCTTGTTTTGGAAGAGTATGAGCATGCTGTAGCTAGAGGTGCAAAAATTTATGCTGAAATTGCTGGAATTGGTTACTCTGCAGATGCAAAAGATATTGTGGCACCAGATGAAACTGGAAATGGTGCTATGAGAGCCATGAAGGCTGCATTAAATGATGCAGGTGTTTCACCTGAGCAAATTGATCATATCAATACTCACGGAACTTCAACTCCTCTTGGTGATATTGCCGAGACAAAAGCTGTTAAAGCCCTGTTTGGGGATCATGCGTACAAAATAGCGGTGAACTCAACAAAATCCATGATCGGACATTTGCTTGGTGCAGCAGGTGCAATTGAAACTCTTGCCACTATTAAGGCAATTGAAACTGGTAAAGTGCATCCTACAATCAATATATTCAATCAGGATCCTGAGTGTGATCTGGATTATACTATAGGTAAATATAGAGAAATGGATGTTAAATACGCTATATCTAATGTATTTGGGTTTGGTGGACATAATTGTTCAATATTGGTAAAAAAAGTATAA
- the rnc gene encoding ribonuclease III has translation MFNIGKKSIKDIISDFVCKLLFRKADYRRVSKLSGHNIEELLARINYRFTNPDLLEMALKHRSYQPEEGYSFVLTNERLEFLGDSVLALIVADFMYKNFPNMSEGELTQRKSAVVSGLNLCEAAKRINLGNHLILSDSEEKSGGRMKESLLENAFEALIGAIYLDSGIENAKKFVTRILLEFIDNVDEIPMMRNYKSELMEYLQGIGLHTPIYKLISEDGPEHDKIFSSVVVVNGVEAEIGSGKSRKKAEKEAAMNTLNCIEANPEYINRFKK, from the coding sequence TTGTTCAATATTGGTAAAAAAAGTATAAAAGATATAATTTCTGATTTTGTATGTAAATTACTTTTCAGAAAAGCAGATTATAGAAGGGTTAGTAAACTGTCTGGACACAACATAGAAGAATTATTGGCAAGGATAAATTATCGGTTTACTAATCCTGATCTGCTAGAGATGGCACTTAAGCATAGATCTTATCAACCAGAGGAAGGTTATAGTTTCGTTTTAACAAATGAAAGGCTTGAATTCCTTGGTGATTCTGTTTTAGCTTTAATTGTTGCTGATTTTATGTATAAGAATTTTCCAAATATGAGCGAAGGTGAATTAACACAAAGAAAGTCTGCTGTTGTTTCTGGTTTGAATCTTTGTGAAGCAGCAAAGAGAATAAATCTTGGAAACCATTTAATACTATCTGATTCTGAAGAGAAATCAGGTGGCCGAATGAAAGAGTCTCTTTTAGAAAATGCATTTGAAGCCTTGATAGGTGCAATATATTTGGACTCAGGGATAGAAAATGCAAAAAAATTTGTTACTCGTATTTTGTTAGAATTTATTGATAATGTTGATGAGATCCCTATGATGAGGAATTATAAATCTGAATTGATGGAATATCTTCAGGGAATAGGATTACATACTCCAATATATAAATTAATCTCAGAAGATGGTCCTGAGCACGACAAAATTTTTAGTTCGGTAGTTGTCGTAAATGGAGTTGAAGCTGAAATTGGAAGCGGGAAATCCAGAAAAAAAGCAGAAAAAGAAGCTGCTATGAATACACTAAATTGCATTGAAGCCAACCCTGAGTATATAAATCGCTTTAAAAAATAA
- a CDS encoding TatD family hydrolase, which translates to MKPFIDAHCHRYKGNFCILNLDSNLFPKGEYLTSRGIHPWTLKVDFENLKTNLIESMDKIDFIGECGLDKLRGDDILTQMEVFKFQLKLAEKFNKGVILHCVKSYNEILKVLDGYNLKAVLFHGFNSSIQMAKLILEKNYYISIGPDFFKKNNACQFLKEFINSNLLFETDTKDLEIEEVYFMASKILCIEIDQLSEIVYSTFSRLVNK; encoded by the coding sequence ATGAAACCTTTTATTGATGCTCATTGTCATCGCTATAAAGGTAATTTTTGTATTTTGAATTTAGATTCTAATCTCTTTCCTAAGGGTGAATACTTGACTTCAAGAGGTATTCATCCTTGGACATTGAAAGTTGATTTTGAGAATCTTAAAACAAACCTAATCGAATCAATGGATAAAATTGACTTTATTGGTGAATGCGGATTAGATAAACTTAGGGGTGATGATATTCTTACTCAAATGGAAGTCTTTAAATTTCAACTTAAGTTAGCAGAAAAGTTTAATAAAGGAGTCATTCTTCACTGTGTAAAAAGTTATAACGAAATACTAAAAGTATTAGATGGTTACAATTTAAAAGCAGTCCTTTTTCATGGGTTTAATAGTTCAATACAGATGGCTAAGTTGATTTTAGAGAAGAATTATTATATTTCTATTGGTCCAGATTTTTTTAAGAAGAATAATGCCTGTCAATTTTTAAAAGAATTTATAAACTCGAACCTTCTTTTTGAAACGGATACTAAAGACTTAGAAATTGAAGAAGTTTATTTTATGGCTTCAAAAATATTATGTATTGAGATAGATCAGTTATCTGAAATAGTTTATTCTACCTTCTCTCGGTTAGTGAATAAATAA